In one window of Micromonospora cathayae DNA:
- a CDS encoding VOC family protein, with protein sequence MQDTVPSGTPCWTDLATPDLADARRFYPELFGWTSHVMPQPEANGYTIFRKDGRAVAAAGPPAAPDQVPIWSTYVATDDADLAAGRVTAAGGQVFVPPFEVFDQGRMAVFSDPSGAALSVWQPMAMPGAELFDVPGAMCWNELVTPDPERAKVFYELVFGWQPENRVVDGSPYTEWRLGDRIVGGMMPPLGDGFPADLPAYWAVYFAVDDADATAAHAVRLGGEVLVPARDSEPGRWAALRDPQGALFSVIALHPR encoded by the coding sequence GTGCAGGACACCGTTCCATCCGGTACGCCCTGCTGGACCGACCTGGCCACGCCCGACCTGGCGGACGCGAGACGGTTCTACCCGGAACTGTTCGGCTGGACGTCGCACGTCATGCCGCAGCCCGAGGCCAACGGGTACACCATCTTCCGCAAGGACGGCCGGGCGGTCGCCGCCGCCGGCCCGCCGGCCGCCCCGGACCAGGTGCCCATCTGGTCCACGTACGTCGCCACGGACGACGCGGACCTGGCCGCCGGCCGGGTCACCGCAGCCGGCGGCCAGGTGTTCGTACCGCCCTTCGAGGTCTTCGACCAGGGGCGGATGGCGGTCTTCTCCGACCCGTCGGGCGCGGCGCTGTCGGTCTGGCAGCCGATGGCGATGCCCGGCGCGGAACTGTTCGACGTACCGGGCGCGATGTGCTGGAACGAGCTGGTCACCCCCGACCCGGAGCGGGCGAAGGTCTTCTACGAGCTGGTCTTCGGCTGGCAGCCGGAGAACCGGGTCGTCGACGGGTCCCCGTACACCGAATGGCGGCTCGGGGACCGGATCGTCGGCGGGATGATGCCGCCGCTCGGCGACGGGTTCCCGGCCGACCTGCCCGCCTACTGGGCGGTGTACTTCGCGGTGGACGACGCCGACGCCACCGCCGCGCACGCCGTCCGGCTGGGCGGGGAGGTCCTGGTGCCGGCCCGGGACAGCGAGCCCGGCCGCTGGGCCGCCCTGCGTGATCCGCAGGGCGCGCTGTTCTCCGTCATCGCGCTCCACCCCCGCTGA
- a CDS encoding ABC transporter ATP-binding protein, translating to MSPAVEVRGLHVSLDRVPILTGVDLTVAAGEWVTVIGPNGAGKSTLLRAVGGLLPATGDITLFGTPSVSLRRRERARVVATVAQSPVVPVGMSVLDYVLLGRTPYIPPLGRESAADLATVHEVLDRLDLAGFAHRELATLSGGERQRVFLARALAQGATLLLLDEPTSALDIGHQQEVLELVDQLRHAHGLTVLATMHDLSVAGEYADRLVLLAEGRVAAAGTPREVLTEDLLATHYRARVRVVDGDHGPLVVPVRPSPRAGPTGPDGPGSGGPGRSVGSGRPVSGGGAR from the coding sequence ATGAGCCCTGCGGTCGAGGTGCGGGGGCTGCACGTCAGCCTGGACCGGGTGCCGATCCTGACCGGGGTGGACCTGACCGTCGCCGCCGGGGAGTGGGTCACCGTGATCGGCCCGAACGGCGCGGGCAAGTCGACCCTGCTGCGCGCCGTCGGCGGCCTGCTGCCCGCCACCGGTGACATCACCCTCTTCGGTACGCCGTCGGTGTCGCTGCGCCGCCGGGAGCGGGCCCGGGTGGTCGCCACCGTCGCCCAGTCCCCGGTCGTCCCGGTCGGCATGTCGGTGCTGGACTACGTGCTGCTCGGCCGGACCCCGTACATTCCGCCGCTGGGCCGGGAGTCCGCCGCCGACCTGGCCACCGTGCACGAGGTGCTGGACCGGCTCGACCTGGCCGGCTTCGCCCACCGCGAACTGGCCACCCTGTCCGGGGGCGAGCGGCAGCGGGTCTTCCTGGCCCGGGCGCTGGCCCAGGGCGCGACGCTGCTGCTGCTCGACGAACCGACCAGCGCGCTGGACATCGGCCACCAGCAGGAGGTCCTCGAACTGGTCGACCAGCTGCGGCACGCACACGGCCTGACCGTGCTGGCCACCATGCACGACCTGTCGGTGGCCGGCGAGTACGCCGACCGGCTGGTGCTGCTCGCCGAGGGCCGGGTGGCCGCCGCCGGTACGCCCCGCGAGGTGCTCACCGAGGACCTGCTCGCCACCCACTACCGGGCCCGGGTGCGGGTCGTCGACGGCGATCACGGCCCGCTGGTGGTCCCGGTCCGGCCGTCCCCCCGGGCCGGCCCCACCGGCCCGGACGGCCCCGGGTCCGGCGGGCCGGGCCGCTCGGTCGGCTCCGGTCGACCGGTCAGCGGGGGTGGAGCGCGATGA
- a CDS encoding DEAD/DEAH box helicase, which produces MTIFADSSTFPSALDLPVTDTGTDPAPADDVDFAALGLPQPLVRALARQGITTPFEIQRATMPDALAGRDVLGRGQTGSGKTLAFGLPLLARVADGGRARPLRPRALVLVPTRELAMQVNDALLPLGKAIGVFLKTAVGGVPYDRQIDALRRGVEIIVATPGRLGDLISRGVCQLDDVEITVLDEADQMADMGFLPEVTELLAKTPADAQRLLFSATLDNDVDSLVTRFMTDPVTHSTAPATAAVSTMDHHLLLIPPHDKFAVAASIAARPGRTMMFARTQLGVDRLVEQLGAVGVRAGGLHGGKTQRMRTRTLAEFREGRMNVLVATDVAARGIHVDGVSLVVHIDPPKDPKDYLHRAGRTARAGESGAVATLVLPKQRRTTLAMLEKAGVEPAQLRVRVGDPELTELTGAREPSGVPVSNDQPEPRRHGDRPGGPRRFGDRDPRGERRYGDRPQGERRYGDRPQGDRRFGDRPQQGEQRFGDRPQGERRYGDRPQQGERRFGDRSQGERRYGDRDSRGERAGWAERGGDSRPADRRGGFRHDSRPTDDRRGFAGRSDDRPTFGGRGDDRRGFGGRAPARTH; this is translated from the coding sequence TTGACCATCTTTGCTGACTCCAGCACGTTCCCGTCCGCCCTCGACCTCCCGGTGACCGACACCGGCACCGACCCCGCGCCCGCCGACGACGTCGACTTCGCCGCGCTGGGCCTCCCCCAGCCGCTGGTCCGGGCGCTGGCCCGGCAGGGCATCACCACCCCCTTCGAGATCCAGCGGGCCACCATGCCCGACGCGCTCGCCGGCCGGGACGTGCTCGGCCGGGGCCAGACCGGCTCCGGCAAGACCCTCGCCTTCGGCCTGCCGCTGCTCGCCCGGGTCGCCGACGGTGGACGTGCCCGGCCGCTACGCCCCCGGGCCCTGGTCCTGGTGCCCACCCGCGAACTCGCCATGCAGGTCAACGACGCGCTCCTGCCGCTCGGCAAGGCGATCGGCGTGTTCCTCAAGACCGCCGTCGGCGGGGTGCCGTACGACCGCCAAATCGACGCCCTGCGACGCGGAGTGGAGATCATCGTCGCCACCCCGGGCCGGCTGGGCGACCTGATCTCGCGCGGGGTGTGCCAGCTCGACGACGTCGAGATCACCGTGCTGGACGAGGCCGACCAGATGGCCGACATGGGCTTCCTGCCGGAGGTCACCGAGCTGCTGGCGAAGACCCCGGCGGACGCCCAGCGGCTGCTCTTCTCGGCCACTCTGGACAACGACGTCGACTCGCTGGTCACGCGGTTCATGACCGACCCGGTCACGCACTCGACCGCCCCGGCCACCGCCGCCGTCTCCACGATGGACCATCACCTGCTGCTGATCCCGCCGCACGACAAGTTCGCGGTGGCGGCGTCGATCGCGGCCCGGCCCGGCCGGACCATGATGTTCGCCCGTACCCAGCTCGGCGTCGACCGGCTGGTGGAGCAGCTCGGCGCGGTGGGCGTACGGGCCGGCGGGCTGCACGGCGGCAAGACGCAGCGGATGCGTACCCGCACCCTGGCCGAGTTCCGTGAGGGCCGGATGAACGTGCTGGTCGCTACCGACGTGGCGGCGCGCGGTATCCACGTCGACGGGGTCTCCCTGGTCGTGCACATCGACCCGCCGAAGGACCCCAAGGACTACCTGCACCGGGCCGGGCGTACCGCACGGGCCGGCGAGTCGGGTGCGGTCGCGACGCTGGTCCTGCCGAAGCAGCGCCGGACCACGCTGGCCATGCTGGAGAAGGCGGGTGTCGAGCCGGCCCAGCTCCGGGTCCGGGTCGGTGACCCGGAACTGACCGAGCTGACCGGCGCGCGGGAGCCCAGCGGCGTCCCCGTGTCGAACGACCAGCCGGAGCCGCGCCGGCACGGTGACCGTCCGGGCGGCCCGCGCCGGTTCGGCGACCGGGACCCCCGGGGTGAGCGCCGCTACGGCGACCGCCCGCAGGGCGAACGGCGTTACGGCGACCGGCCGCAGGGCGACCGCCGGTTCGGTGACCGGCCGCAGCAGGGCGAGCAGCGGTTCGGCGACCGTCCCCAGGGCGAGCGGCGCTACGGCGACCGGCCGCAGCAGGGCGAGCGTCGGTTCGGTGACCGCTCTCAGGGCGAGCGCCGCTACGGCGACCGGGACAGCCGGGGCGAACGCGCCGGTTGGGCCGAGCGTGGCGGCGACTCGCGGCCGGCGGACCGTCGGGGTGGCTTCCGCCACGACAGCCGCCCGACCGACGACCGGCGTGGCTTCGCCGGACGGAGCGACGACCGACCCACCTTCGGTGGGCGCGGCGACGACCGGCGTGGCTTCGGCGGGCGGGCTCCGGCCCGTACCCACTGA
- the mqnE gene encoding aminofutalosine synthase MqnE: MDAGLKRELEAKVYAGERLTREDGIALYDSDDLAWLGRLAHHRRTELNGDRVMFNVNRHLNLTNVCSASCAYCSFQRKPGEKDAYTMRIDEAVRKAKEMEDEQLTELHIVNGLHPTLPWRYYPKVLRELKAALPNVKLKAFTATEVQWFEKISGLPADAILDELMDAGLESLTGGGAEIFDWEVRQHIVDHACHWEDWSRIHRLAHSKGMKTPSTMLYGHIEEPRHRVDHVLRLRELQDETGGFMVFIPLRYQHDFVDSADGKIRNRIQARTTMASPAESLKTFAVSRLLFDNVPHMKCFWVMHGLSVAQLSLNFGVDDLDGSVVEYKITHDADAYGTPNTMHRDDLLHLIWDAGFRPVERNTRYEVVKEYDPAPSLAERRAEPQQVWA; the protein is encoded by the coding sequence ATGGACGCCGGACTCAAGCGCGAGCTCGAAGCCAAGGTGTACGCGGGTGAGCGGCTGACCCGGGAGGACGGCATCGCCCTCTACGACAGCGACGATCTCGCCTGGCTGGGCCGGTTGGCCCACCACCGCCGTACCGAGCTCAACGGCGACCGGGTGATGTTCAACGTCAACCGGCACCTCAACCTGACCAACGTGTGCAGCGCGAGTTGCGCGTACTGCTCTTTCCAGCGCAAGCCGGGCGAGAAGGACGCGTACACGATGCGGATCGACGAGGCGGTCCGCAAGGCCAAGGAGATGGAGGACGAGCAGCTCACCGAGCTGCACATCGTCAACGGCCTGCACCCGACGCTGCCCTGGCGCTACTACCCGAAGGTGCTGCGCGAGCTGAAGGCGGCGCTGCCGAACGTCAAGCTGAAGGCGTTCACCGCGACCGAGGTGCAGTGGTTCGAGAAGATCAGCGGGCTGCCCGCCGACGCGATCCTGGACGAGCTGATGGACGCCGGCCTGGAGTCGCTGACCGGCGGCGGCGCGGAGATCTTCGACTGGGAGGTCCGGCAGCACATCGTGGACCACGCCTGCCACTGGGAGGACTGGTCCCGGATCCACCGGCTGGCCCACAGCAAGGGCATGAAGACCCCGTCGACCATGCTCTACGGCCACATCGAGGAGCCCCGGCACCGGGTCGACCACGTGCTGCGGCTGCGCGAACTCCAGGACGAGACCGGCGGTTTCATGGTCTTCATCCCGCTGCGCTACCAGCACGACTTCGTCGACTCGGCGGACGGCAAGATCCGTAACCGGATCCAGGCGCGGACCACGATGGCGTCGCCGGCCGAGTCGCTGAAGACCTTCGCGGTCTCCCGGCTGCTGTTCGACAACGTGCCGCACATGAAGTGCTTCTGGGTGATGCACGGCCTGTCGGTGGCCCAGCTCTCGCTGAACTTCGGCGTGGACGACCTGGACGGCTCGGTCGTCGAATACAAGATCACCCACGACGCGGACGCGTACGGCACCCCGAACACCATGCACCGCGACGACCTGCTGCACCTGATCTGGGACGCCGGTTTCCGCCCGGTCGAGCGGAACACCCGCTACGAGGTCGTCAAGGAGTACGACCCGGCCCCGTCGCTGGCGGAGCGGCGGGCCGAGCCGCAGCAGGTGTGGGCCTGA
- a CDS encoding DUF4229 domain-containing protein: MSAAVKYTLGRIGLFAVVLLGLWPVEMNIFLKLMVALAFSAALSFFLLRGWRDEMAGEMAEATERRRDEKERLRSALAGDDEADRGTDADRGTDAPPADDSRR, translated from the coding sequence GTGAGCGCGGCGGTGAAGTACACGTTGGGCCGGATCGGGCTGTTCGCCGTCGTGCTGCTCGGCCTCTGGCCGGTCGAGATGAACATCTTCCTCAAGCTGATGGTGGCGCTGGCGTTCTCCGCCGCGCTCTCGTTCTTCCTGCTGCGGGGCTGGCGGGACGAGATGGCCGGGGAGATGGCCGAGGCGACCGAGCGGCGTCGTGACGAGAAGGAGCGGCTGCGGTCCGCCCTGGCCGGCGACGACGAGGCCGACCGTGGCACTGACGCCGACCGTGGCACCGACGCCCCGCCCGCCGACGACTCCCGTCGCTGA
- a CDS encoding FecCD family ABC transporter permease, with amino-acid sequence MHRALSAVPTLHPAGRGVPRPARLRLRWLAAGIVAVLVALVAGVSFGPVSLPPGSVAAELLNLIPGVRLDSGLTEREIAIVTELRLPRAVLGLLVGGLLALAGACYQGVFRNPLADPYLLGVAAGAGLAVTAVIALRGTGDALSGLPLTVPLAAFVGALGAVAMTYLLGAAGGRDRSPATLILAGVAVSAFLSAGQTYLLQRNSDSIQQVYSWLLGRLATAGWHDVLLVLPYFVLTAVVVLLHRRELDVLALGDAEAASLGLHPQRSRYLLIVAASLGTAAAVSASGLIGFVGIIVPHTVRLLAGSSHRVVLPLSMLFGAAFLALTDVVARTAAAPAEVPIGVVTALLGGPFFVLVLRTARRMIT; translated from the coding sequence GTGCACAGGGCGTTGAGCGCGGTCCCCACCCTGCACCCGGCCGGTCGGGGCGTTCCCCGGCCGGCCCGGCTGCGGCTGCGCTGGCTGGCGGCCGGGATCGTGGCGGTCCTCGTCGCGCTGGTCGCCGGAGTGTCGTTCGGGCCGGTCAGCCTGCCGCCGGGCAGCGTCGCCGCCGAACTGCTCAACCTGATCCCCGGGGTACGCCTCGACAGCGGTCTCACCGAACGCGAGATCGCCATCGTCACCGAGCTGCGCCTGCCCCGGGCCGTGCTCGGGCTGCTCGTCGGCGGGCTGCTCGCCCTGGCCGGCGCCTGCTACCAGGGCGTCTTCCGTAACCCGCTGGCCGACCCGTACCTGCTCGGGGTGGCGGCCGGCGCGGGCCTGGCGGTGACCGCGGTGATCGCGCTGCGCGGGACCGGCGACGCGCTGAGCGGCCTGCCGCTCACCGTGCCGCTGGCCGCGTTCGTCGGCGCGCTCGGCGCGGTGGCGATGACGTACCTGCTGGGGGCGGCCGGCGGGCGGGACCGGTCCCCGGCCACCCTGATCCTGGCCGGGGTGGCGGTCTCCGCGTTTCTCTCCGCCGGGCAGACCTACCTGCTGCAACGCAACTCCGACAGCATCCAGCAGGTCTACTCGTGGCTGCTCGGCCGGCTCGCCACCGCCGGCTGGCACGACGTGCTGCTGGTGCTGCCGTACTTCGTGCTGACCGCCGTGGTGGTGCTGCTGCACCGGCGGGAACTGGACGTGCTGGCGCTCGGTGACGCCGAGGCCGCCAGCCTGGGCCTGCACCCGCAGCGGTCCCGCTACCTGCTGATCGTCGCCGCGTCGTTGGGCACCGCCGCCGCGGTCTCCGCCTCCGGCCTGATCGGCTTCGTCGGGATCATCGTGCCGCACACCGTACGGCTGCTCGCCGGGTCCAGCCACCGGGTGGTGCTGCCGCTGTCGATGCTGTTCGGCGCGGCCTTCCTGGCGCTGACCGACGTGGTCGCCCGGACCGCCGCCGCCCCCGCCGAGGTGCCGATCGGCGTGGTCACCGCCCTGCTCGGCGGCCCCTTCTTCGTCCTGGTGCTGCGGACCGCCCGCCGGATGATCACATGA
- a CDS encoding C40 family peptidase — MTHSERRRRPRRRTPVVSPVLRPKLWAALLGMVAAAAVAVPVYADPALPQTVPDTGTRPVAATGFRLPGGTPGSGLPTGGPLGATPVTSVGNGPLAAQIAAAEAQVGLLGQELLKLEQLKTEAKTQLDTADRDLKLARDALASAQRVADAAAAAAMKAAAALPPGDLGANLHGLSLLERISRGEEVQGKTTAATGELNRARTAEQAAYQAYQAADTRLKTATEQFTTTQKSYRIQEAALLKLRRDNAAQLAEIERQQEAAEQQLGAQYVQGGSANGLTAHPRAMAAVRYALAQLGDPYLWAAEGPDRFDCSGLIWAAYRSKGADYFGLPRVSRDQYNATKQRTVSRDALLPGDLVFYASGSSWQSIHHMGMYIGNGKMVHAPTTGDVVKISNVRWSRLYAATRVIGAVPAPGATPTPTPSKPPTPKPTTPTPKPTTPTPKPTDPTTPPPTGTPTTTPPTTTPPTTTPPTTTPPTTPPPPTDGEPTPTPTASASGDEGGAPSASASRTNEPTGEPTGSTGTSGSPSPDVTG; from the coding sequence ATGACCCACAGCGAGCGCAGGCGACGGCCACGACGGAGGACTCCGGTGGTCTCCCCGGTCCTGCGGCCGAAGCTCTGGGCCGCCCTGCTCGGGATGGTCGCCGCCGCGGCGGTCGCCGTCCCGGTCTACGCCGACCCCGCCCTGCCCCAGACCGTCCCGGACACCGGCACCCGGCCCGTCGCGGCCACCGGCTTCCGGCTGCCCGGCGGTACGCCCGGCAGCGGGCTGCCCACCGGCGGACCGCTCGGTGCGACGCCGGTCACCTCCGTCGGCAACGGTCCGCTGGCCGCGCAGATCGCCGCCGCCGAGGCCCAGGTCGGGCTCCTCGGCCAGGAACTCCTCAAGCTGGAACAGCTCAAGACCGAGGCGAAGACGCAGCTCGACACCGCCGACCGGGACCTGAAACTCGCCCGGGACGCCCTCGCCAGCGCCCAACGGGTGGCCGACGCCGCCGCCGCCGCGGCGATGAAGGCCGCCGCCGCCCTGCCGCCCGGCGACCTCGGGGCCAACCTGCACGGGCTGAGCCTGCTGGAGCGGATCTCCCGGGGCGAGGAGGTGCAGGGCAAGACCACCGCCGCGACCGGCGAGCTGAACCGCGCCCGCACCGCCGAGCAGGCCGCCTACCAGGCGTACCAGGCGGCGGACACCCGCCTGAAGACCGCCACCGAGCAGTTCACCACCACCCAGAAGAGCTACCGCATCCAGGAAGCGGCCCTGCTCAAGCTGCGCCGGGACAACGCCGCGCAGCTCGCCGAGATCGAACGGCAGCAGGAGGCCGCCGAGCAGCAGCTCGGCGCGCAGTACGTCCAGGGTGGCAGCGCGAACGGGCTCACCGCGCACCCCCGGGCGATGGCCGCGGTGCGGTACGCCCTGGCCCAGCTCGGTGACCCGTACCTCTGGGCGGCCGAGGGGCCGGACCGGTTCGACTGCTCCGGCCTGATCTGGGCCGCGTACCGGTCGAAGGGCGCCGACTACTTCGGCCTGCCCCGGGTCTCCCGCGACCAGTACAACGCCACCAAGCAGCGGACCGTGAGCCGGGACGCCCTGCTCCCCGGCGACCTGGTCTTCTACGCCTCGGGCAGCAGCTGGCAGAGCATCCACCACATGGGGATGTACATCGGTAACGGCAAGATGGTGCACGCGCCGACCACCGGTGACGTGGTGAAGATCTCGAACGTGCGCTGGTCGCGCCTGTACGCCGCCACCCGGGTCATCGGTGCGGTGCCCGCCCCGGGGGCCACCCCGACGCCCACGCCGTCGAAGCCCCCCACGCCGAAGCCGACCACCCCCACCCCGAAGCCCACCACCCCGACGCCCAAGCCGACCGACCCCACCACCCCGCCGCCCACCGGTACGCCGACCACGACGCCGCCGACCACCACCCCGCCGACCACGACGCCCCCGACCACGACGCCGCCGACGACGCCTCCGCCACCCACGGACGGTGAGCCGACCCCGACGCCGACGGCGAGCGCCAGCGGCGACGAGGGCGGCGCGCCGAGCGCCTCGGCCAGTCGCACCAACGAGCCCACCGGTGAGCCCACCGGCAGCACGGGGACGAGCGGATCACCGAGCCCGGACGTGACCGGCTGA
- a CDS encoding M14 family zinc carboxypeptidase: MAFRKSVALRRGVVLAVSAAVGLATVVTGPVSAEPRGDRSEPAAAQYEVHGPRTVDDRNAVARTGAAIDFVEHGRLNISATPAEAAAIRKLGFRLEPVTDTHDHSAESGDVGTNAFPPADSNYHDYAELTAVVNKVVADHPTLARKISIGRSYEGRDLMAVKISDNVATDENEPEILINAQQHAREHLTVEMAIYLLNLFTDSYGSDSRVTNVVNTREIWIVPTVNPDGSEYDIATGSYRSWRKNRQPNSGSTAVGTDLNRNWSFQWGCCGGSSGTPSSDTYRGPSAFSAPETAALRDFVNSRVVGGVQQIKANIDFHTYSQLVLWPFGYTYNNTAPGMTTDQYNTFATIGQQMASSNGYTPQQSSDLYITDGDSIDWMWGQHKIWAYTFEMYPGSAVGGGFYPPDEVIPRETSRNKDAVLLLSEYADCPYRAIGKGSTYCGGGTDPDPEPPAGCTGTNGTDVTIPDAGAAVTSSITISGCARAASATSTVAVDIPHTYRGDLVVDLLAPDGTAYRLKNSSTSDSADNVSTTYTVDVSSETADGTWRLQVRDLYRSDTGYVNSWTLTV; the protein is encoded by the coding sequence ATGGCCTTCCGAAAATCCGTCGCACTCCGTCGTGGCGTGGTGCTCGCCGTCAGCGCCGCGGTGGGACTCGCCACCGTGGTCACCGGACCGGTCTCGGCCGAGCCGCGCGGCGACCGGTCCGAGCCGGCCGCCGCGCAGTACGAGGTGCACGGCCCGCGTACCGTCGACGACCGCAACGCGGTCGCCCGGACCGGTGCCGCCATCGACTTCGTCGAGCACGGCCGGCTGAACATCTCGGCCACCCCGGCCGAGGCCGCCGCCATCCGGAAGCTCGGCTTCCGGCTGGAGCCGGTCACCGACACGCACGACCACTCGGCGGAATCCGGTGACGTCGGCACCAACGCCTTCCCGCCGGCCGACTCGAACTACCACGACTACGCCGAGCTGACCGCCGTGGTGAACAAGGTGGTCGCCGACCACCCGACCCTCGCCCGCAAGATCAGCATCGGCCGGTCGTACGAGGGCCGGGACCTGATGGCGGTGAAGATCTCCGACAACGTCGCCACCGACGAGAACGAGCCGGAGATCCTGATCAACGCCCAGCAGCACGCCCGCGAGCACCTGACCGTCGAGATGGCGATCTACCTGCTCAACCTCTTCACCGACAGCTACGGCAGCGACTCCCGGGTCACCAACGTGGTGAACACCCGGGAGATCTGGATCGTGCCGACGGTGAACCCGGACGGCAGCGAGTACGACATCGCCACCGGCTCGTACCGCTCCTGGCGGAAGAACCGGCAGCCGAACAGCGGCTCCACCGCGGTCGGCACCGACCTGAACCGGAACTGGAGCTTCCAGTGGGGCTGCTGCGGTGGCTCGTCCGGCACGCCGTCGTCGGACACCTACCGGGGCCCGTCGGCGTTCTCCGCCCCGGAGACCGCCGCGCTGCGGGACTTCGTCAACAGCCGGGTCGTCGGTGGCGTGCAGCAGATCAAGGCGAACATCGACTTCCACACGTACTCGCAGCTGGTGCTCTGGCCGTTCGGGTACACGTACAACAACACCGCCCCGGGCATGACCACCGACCAGTACAACACCTTCGCCACCATCGGCCAGCAGATGGCGTCCAGCAACGGCTACACCCCGCAGCAGTCCAGCGACCTCTACATCACCGACGGTGACAGCATCGACTGGATGTGGGGCCAGCACAAGATCTGGGCGTACACCTTCGAGATGTACCCCGGCTCGGCCGTCGGCGGCGGCTTCTACCCGCCCGACGAGGTGATCCCGCGCGAGACCAGCCGGAACAAGGACGCCGTGCTGCTGCTCAGCGAGTACGCGGACTGCCCGTACCGGGCGATCGGCAAGGGCTCCACCTACTGCGGCGGTGGCACCGACCCGGACCCGGAGCCGCCGGCCGGCTGCACCGGCACCAACGGCACCGACGTCACCATCCCGGACGCCGGCGCGGCGGTCACCAGCTCGATCACCATCTCCGGCTGCGCCCGGGCCGCCTCGGCGACCTCCACCGTGGCCGTGGACATCCCGCACACCTACCGGGGTGACCTGGTCGTCGATCTGCTCGCGCCGGACGGCACCGCGTACCGGCTGAAGAACAGCAGCACGTCGGACAGCGCCGACAACGTCAGCACGACGTACACGGTCGACGTGTCGAGCGAGACGGCCGACGGCACCTGGCGGTTGCAGGTGCGCGACCTGTACCGCTCCGACACCGGCTACGTCAACAGCTGGACCCTGACGGTCTGA
- a CDS encoding ABC transporter substrate-binding protein, with amino-acid sequence MFRRTTRLATVALAVTALALGACAESTTDEPTAGTGSGTGQFPVTVGKLTLEKRPEKIVSLSATATEMLFAIGAGKQVTAVDDQSNFPADAPKTDLSGFQPNAEAIAAKGPDLVVLSDDMNKIVEQLGALKIPVHQTPAAKTLDDSYRQITELGQLTGHVDEAADVTRRMKDDITKLVEGLPQRAEKLTYYHELGPELYTATSKTFIGSLYTLAGLENIADASDADGSSGGYPQLSQEVIVKADPDFVFLADTKCCQQTPETVQARSGWAGLTAVKNNQVVPLDDDIASRWGPRVVDLLRAIVAAVAKAPAA; translated from the coding sequence ATGTTCCGCCGTACCACCCGACTCGCCACCGTGGCGCTCGCGGTCACCGCGCTCGCGCTCGGTGCCTGCGCCGAATCGACAACCGACGAGCCGACCGCCGGCACCGGCAGCGGCACCGGGCAGTTCCCGGTCACCGTCGGCAAACTCACCCTGGAGAAGCGGCCCGAGAAGATCGTCTCGCTCTCCGCCACCGCCACCGAGATGCTCTTCGCCATCGGTGCCGGCAAGCAGGTCACCGCCGTGGACGACCAGTCGAACTTCCCGGCGGACGCGCCGAAGACCGACCTGTCCGGCTTCCAGCCGAACGCCGAGGCGATCGCCGCCAAGGGCCCCGACCTGGTCGTGCTCTCCGACGACATGAACAAGATCGTCGAACAGCTCGGCGCGCTGAAGATCCCGGTGCACCAGACCCCGGCGGCGAAGACCCTGGACGACTCGTACCGGCAGATCACCGAGCTGGGCCAGCTCACCGGGCACGTCGACGAGGCGGCCGACGTGACCCGGCGGATGAAGGACGACATCACCAAGCTGGTCGAGGGCCTGCCGCAGCGCGCCGAGAAGCTGACCTACTACCACGAGCTGGGGCCGGAGCTGTACACCGCGACCAGCAAGACCTTCATCGGCTCGCTGTACACCCTCGCCGGGCTGGAGAACATCGCCGACGCGTCCGACGCCGACGGCTCCAGCGGCGGCTACCCGCAGCTCTCCCAGGAAGTGATCGTCAAGGCCGACCCGGACTTCGTCTTCCTGGCCGACACCAAGTGCTGCCAGCAGACCCCGGAGACGGTCCAGGCCCGCAGCGGCTGGGCCGGGCTCACCGCGGTCAAGAACAACCAGGTCGTCCCGCTCGACGACGACATCGCCTCGCGCTGGGGACCGCGCGTGGTCGACCTGCTCCGCGCCATCGTGGCCGCCGTCGCCAAGGCGCCGGCCGCGTGA